One Streptomyces sp. NBC_01237 genomic region harbors:
- a CDS encoding helix-turn-helix domain-containing protein, whose product MMKRMGFTWNLRRLMAERDMYQTTDLVPLLAEYGVHLSREQVFRLVTQPPQRLSMDTLAALCGILGVTPADLIEVAETRVQVAKPTATGENAGTAKAPPARRVRVLRPGDR is encoded by the coding sequence GTGATGAAGCGGATGGGCTTCACGTGGAATCTGCGCCGGCTGATGGCGGAGCGGGACATGTACCAGACCACCGACCTGGTCCCGCTGCTGGCCGAGTACGGGGTCCACCTCTCGCGAGAGCAGGTGTTCCGGCTGGTCACCCAACCTCCGCAACGCCTCTCGATGGACACCCTCGCCGCCCTCTGCGGCATCCTCGGCGTCACCCCGGCGGACCTGATCGAGGTAGCCGAGACCCGTGTCCAGGTCGCGAAGCCGACGGCGACCGGCGAGAACGCGGGTACGGCGAAGGCTCCGCCTGCCCGCCGTGTTCGAGTCCTGCGCCCGGGCGATCGGTGA
- a CDS encoding tyrosine-type recombinase/integrase: MADVPGAIRLVRAGNVRALDPEPAMFDAMLRGWQDQQRSRLLARKTIVDRLSLVRRFAQFTGTYPWDWTPEDVEAYFSVRLSRGELAWSTVRGQQGSLELFCAFVTDPRYGWAAGCLEEFGRFPVQVCHDWNTAQHVAAYEGRPGRRAFTYDELQTLFDAADDRVEQVRKRGRKGVLAAWRDSVLVKQVYAYGTRRRETSMLDLPDLRHNPRAPQYGRLGALEVRYGKASRGSPPKRRTVLTVPELDWIVPVVLEWVEEVRGGFSPGRHPALWVSERRGRLGGRRLDEIFAVLREHAGLSAELDLHCLRHTYITHLIEFGYPERFVQEQVGHSYAATTALYTWVSDEFRNRLIESALQRRLEPAAGGVLPR, encoded by the coding sequence GTGGCAGATGTGCCGGGTGCGATCCGGCTGGTCCGCGCGGGCAACGTCCGCGCTCTGGACCCGGAGCCCGCCATGTTCGACGCGATGCTGCGGGGGTGGCAGGACCAGCAGCGGAGCAGGCTGCTGGCGAGGAAGACGATCGTGGACCGGTTGAGCCTGGTGCGCCGGTTCGCCCAGTTCACGGGCACGTATCCGTGGGACTGGACGCCCGAGGACGTCGAGGCGTACTTCTCGGTCCGGCTCTCCCGCGGTGAACTCGCCTGGTCGACGGTGCGGGGGCAGCAGGGCTCCCTGGAGCTGTTCTGCGCGTTCGTCACCGATCCGCGGTACGGGTGGGCGGCGGGCTGCCTGGAGGAGTTCGGCCGGTTCCCGGTCCAGGTGTGCCACGACTGGAACACCGCCCAGCACGTCGCCGCCTACGAGGGGCGCCCGGGCCGGCGCGCGTTCACCTACGACGAGCTGCAGACGCTTTTCGACGCAGCGGACGACCGGGTGGAGCAGGTCCGCAAGCGGGGCCGGAAGGGGGTGCTGGCCGCTTGGCGGGACTCGGTGCTGGTCAAGCAGGTCTACGCGTACGGTACCCGGCGCCGGGAGACGTCGATGCTCGACCTGCCGGATCTGCGGCACAACCCCCGCGCGCCCCAGTATGGGCGGCTTGGAGCCCTCGAAGTCCGGTATGGGAAGGCGTCGCGGGGTAGTCCGCCGAAGCGGCGGACCGTGCTGACGGTGCCCGAGCTCGACTGGATCGTCCCGGTCGTCCTGGAGTGGGTCGAGGAGGTCCGGGGCGGGTTCTCCCCGGGGCGTCATCCGGCCCTGTGGGTGTCGGAGCGGCGGGGCCGCCTCGGCGGACGCCGGCTCGACGAGATCTTCGCGGTCCTGCGGGAGCACGCTGGTCTGTCCGCGGAGCTGGACCTGCACTGCCTGCGGCACACCTACATCACGCACCTGATCGAGTTCGGGTATCCGGAGCGGTTCGTGCAGGAGCAGGTCGGGCACTCCTACGCGGCGACGACCGCCCTGTACACGTGGGTGTCGGACGAGTTCCGCAACCGGCTGATCGAGTCCGCGCTCCAGCGGCGTCTGGAGCCTGCTGCTGGAGGGGTGTTGCCGCGGTGA
- a CDS encoding pentapeptide repeat-containing protein: MTSRRSSRSLNERELRLWKVGRALVLTFVAAVLVAGGVFYGLVVLLDFKEIGTTAKLDAKTLFDLVKLSFGVVAGAGALVALVVAYRRQRVDEAGAHREATRLHTERFSQAVDKLGSDSPAVRLGGVHALAGLADDAPDDNLRQTCIDVLCAYLRLPFSPDPGDLPGPLPDGTSPSEERRDAHQDKRDRYRALREVRHTILRLIGDRYCIPKGTQRSWQGYNLDLTRVVIDSGVDLNFGGAMFSGGTVDFGGATFSGGSVYFGGAMFSGGTVDFGGATFSGSRVDFLHVTFSGGRVNFCDVTFSGGRVDFIDVTFSGGRVDFGPTAYTGGRVRGAMFSGGTVDFGGATFSGSRVAFRGATFSGGTVDFGHAMFSGGRVDFGGAMFSGSTVNFDYASGPAPHQLLSAVGTPAPAEVNLPSAWLPPIP, from the coding sequence ATGACGTCCAGGCGAAGTTCACGATCACTGAATGAACGCGAGCTGCGGCTGTGGAAGGTCGGCCGCGCCCTGGTTCTGACCTTCGTCGCTGCGGTCTTGGTCGCGGGCGGAGTCTTCTACGGACTGGTCGTCCTGCTGGACTTCAAGGAGATTGGCACCACCGCGAAGCTCGACGCGAAGACGCTCTTCGACTTGGTCAAGCTCTCCTTTGGTGTGGTCGCCGGGGCTGGCGCGCTCGTCGCCCTAGTCGTCGCGTACCGCCGCCAGCGCGTCGACGAAGCCGGCGCCCACCGAGAGGCCACCCGGCTCCATACCGAACGCTTCTCCCAGGCCGTCGACAAGCTCGGCTCGGACTCCCCAGCCGTCCGGCTCGGCGGCGTCCACGCCCTGGCCGGACTTGCCGACGACGCCCCTGACGACAACCTGCGCCAGACCTGCATCGACGTCCTGTGCGCCTACCTCCGCCTGCCCTTCTCTCCCGATCCCGGCGACCTGCCCGGCCCCTTGCCTGATGGGACCTCGCCCTCCGAGGAACGGCGCGATGCCCATCAGGACAAAAGAGACCGGTACCGCGCACTGCGCGAGGTTCGGCACACGATCTTGCGGCTCATCGGAGATCGCTACTGCATCCCCAAAGGCACTCAGCGCTCGTGGCAGGGCTACAACCTTGATCTCACCAGAGTCGTCATCGACAGCGGCGTGGACTTGAACTTCGGCGGCGCGATGTTCTCCGGCGGCACCGTGGACTTCGGCGGCGCGACGTTCTCCGGCGGCAGTGTGTACTTCGGCGGCGCGATGTTCTCCGGCGGCACCGTGGACTTCGGCGGCGCGACGTTCTCCGGCAGCAGGGTGGACTTCCTCCACGTGACGTTCTCCGGCGGCAGGGTGAACTTCTGCGACGTGACGTTCTCCGGCGGCAGGGTGGACTTCATCGACGTGACGTTCTCCGGCGGCAGGGTGGACTTCGGTCCCACGGCGTACACCGGCGGCAGGGTCCGCGGCGCGATGTTCTCCGGCGGCACCGTGGACTTCGGCGGTGCGACGTTCTCCGGCAGCAGGGTGGCCTTCCGCGGCGCGACGTTCTCCGGCGGCACCGTGGACTTCGGCCACGCGATGTTCTCCGGCGGCAGGGTGGACTTCGGCGGCGCGATGTTCTCCGGCAGCACCGTGAACTTCGACTACGCGTCCGGTCCGGCTCCTCATCAGCTTCTGTCTGCCGTCGGCACCCCTGCTCCTGCAGAGGTCAACCTGCCTTCCGCTTGGCTACCCCCAATTCCATAA
- a CDS encoding DinB/UmuC family translesion DNA polymerase — MRTTGEITQALTLTVTYADRTQTTRSRTLTEPTAHTPALATTGRELLTALGLQRARVRTLALRAERLCPAEHAVHQLTLDDRDEKLRRLENALDRARARYGPGTAGAASAFPRAG, encoded by the coding sequence CTGCGAACCACCGGCGAGATCACCCAGGCCCTCACACTCACCGTCACCTACGCCGACCGCACCCAGACCACCCGCAGCCGCACCCTTACCGAACCCACTGCCCACACCCCCGCCCTCGCCACCACCGGCCGCGAACTCCTCACCGCCCTCGGCCTCCAGCGCGCCCGCGTCCGCACACTGGCTCTGCGCGCAGAGCGCCTTTGCCCCGCCGAGCACGCCGTGCACCAGCTCACCCTCGACGACCGCGACGAGAAACTCCGACGCCTCGAAAATGCCCTCGACCGGGCTCGTGCCCGCTACGGCCCCGGCACCGCCGGAGCAGCCTCCGCCTTCCCGAGAGCCGGATAG